The following coding sequences are from one Homalodisca vitripennis isolate AUS2020 chromosome 7, UT_GWSS_2.1, whole genome shotgun sequence window:
- the LOC124366667 gene encoding uncharacterized protein LOC124366667: MPRLAFGNAALAKPMQCRRGRWHMPLSQWFANENRSSVGLHQRKPLRAGSGDEPTVGFTRHARGSVVAETVPSTVMEWTNDKVCQLIELYRDKPVLWDCRLKGYKDRNKKQDALQEIADVFGVDKAVVEKKIKNLVCHFLREIKKERDSSKSGAGNSDVYKSKWFCYNNMLFLQDRNTPNETTDTITQDEHTNKDGDTANQSQTVNQDQVAGPSGETPRKRVSLPKEQSDRPGGGPQKKKKTTATEEALSIMRSIQGRHKGMDQFKSFGEQVGLRIKDLPSSNAQKIAKHLISNILFEAEMGKYDYGNPIGGSYSQPFYPTPNYVQQPISVPMPPACPNPNPCSEQLSFHGITQANSPDSVISSSLSTHTDNDSIDNILMHL, translated from the exons ATGCCGCGGTTGGCTTTTGGCAATGCCGCGTTGGCAAAGCCAATGCAATGTAGACGTGGCCGTTGGCATATGCCGCTGAGCCAATGGTTTGCCAACGAAAATCGCTCTAGTGTCGGTCTCCATCAAAGGAAGCCGTTGAGAGCCGGTAGTGGGGACGAGCCAACCGTTGGCTTCACGCGGCATGCACGTGGTTCAGTTGTGGCTGAGACAGTGCCGAGTACAGTCATGGAGTGGACGAACGATAAAGTGTGTCAACTTATTGAGCTCTACCGTGATAAACCTGTTCTGTGGGACTGTCGCTTGAAAGGGTACAAAGACAGAAACAAGAAACAAGATGCTCTTCAAGAAATAGCAGATGTTTTTGGTGTTGACAAAGCAGTagtggaaaagaaaattaaaaacctagtgtgccattttttacgtgaaataaaAAAGGAGAGAGACTCAAGTAAGTCTGGTGCGGGAAATTCTGATGTGTACAAGAGTAAATGGTTTTGCTATAACAACATGCTATTTCTCCAGGATCGAAATACACCTAACGAAACGACGGACACAATCACGcag gaCGAGCATACAAATAAAGATGGAGATACTGCAAACCAATCGCAAACTGTCAACCAGGACCAAGTTGCTGGACCAAGTGGAGAAACGCCTCGAAAACGTGTAAGTTTGCCAAAGGAACAGTCTGATCGGCCAGGCGGAGgcccacaaaagaaaaaaaagactaCAGCTACAGAAGAAGCTCTGTCAATTATGAGAAGTATCCAAGGTCGGCATAAAGGTATGGATCAGTTCAAATCTTTTGGAGAGCAAGTAGGACTGCGTATTAAAGACCTCCCATCATCAAATGCTCAGAAAATTGCAAAACACCTTATTAGTAATATTCTGTTTGAAGCAGAAATGGGCAAGTACGACTATGGCAACCCAATCGGCGGAAGTTACTCACAGCCATTCTACCCAACACCGAACTACGTACAACAACCGATTTCTGTCCCGATGCCACCAGCTTGTCCCAATCCAAACCCATGTAGTGAGCAGCTGTCTTTTCACGGAATCACACAGGCAAACTCTCCAGATTCAGTCATAAGCTCCTCGCTATCAACCCATACGGACAATGACTCTATCGACAATATATTGATGcacctgtaa